The following proteins are co-located in the Conyzicola lurida genome:
- a CDS encoding aldo/keto reductase, translating into MSTPTIRAVSLPDAGTVPALGLGTWYMGERPDQRPTELAALRTGIENGLTLIDTAEMYGDGAAEELVSEAIAGQRDSIYLVSKVVPSHATRRGTVEACQASLRRLGTDYLDMYLLHWRGRVPLAETVAGFEELVQAGLIRSWGVSNFDTDDLDQLASVPGGSRAQTDQVLYNLARRGPEYDLLPRCRQAGIPLMAYSPVDHGRLLEHPMVHDMAGAKEVTPAQLALAWVLRHPDVFAIVKASTPARVEENRAAIEISFGNDELKQLD; encoded by the coding sequence ATGAGTACACCAACCATCCGTGCCGTGTCTCTGCCCGACGCAGGCACTGTCCCGGCCCTGGGTCTGGGCACCTGGTACATGGGCGAGCGACCCGACCAGCGCCCGACGGAGCTAGCCGCCCTGCGCACAGGCATCGAGAACGGCTTGACGCTGATCGACACTGCCGAGATGTACGGCGACGGCGCCGCAGAGGAGCTCGTCAGTGAGGCTATCGCGGGACAGCGAGACAGTATTTACCTCGTCAGCAAGGTCGTGCCCAGCCACGCCACACGACGAGGGACGGTAGAAGCCTGTCAAGCCAGTCTGCGGCGGTTGGGCACCGACTACCTCGACATGTACCTGCTGCACTGGCGCGGACGAGTGCCGCTGGCCGAAACAGTGGCGGGGTTCGAAGAACTAGTGCAGGCGGGGCTGATACGCAGTTGGGGCGTCAGCAATTTCGACACCGATGACCTCGACCAACTGGCCTCGGTGCCGGGCGGATCGCGGGCGCAGACCGATCAGGTGCTCTACAACCTCGCCCGCCGCGGGCCTGAGTACGACCTACTTCCGAGATGCCGCCAGGCTGGGATTCCGTTGATGGCCTACTCCCCGGTCGACCACGGCCGATTGCTCGAACACCCCATGGTCCACGACATGGCCGGCGCAAAGGAAGTAACCCCAGCTCAGTTGGCGCTGGCCTGGGTGCTTAGACATCCCGACGTCTTTGCCATCGTGAAAGCGTCCACCCCGGCACGGGTGGAGGAGAACCGCGCCGCGATAGAGATCAGCTTCGGTAACGACGAGCTGAAACAGCTCGACTAG
- the dnaK gene encoding molecular chaperone DnaK, producing MGRSVGIDLGTTNSVIAAMEGGQPQVVANIEGNRTTPSVVAFLETGERLVGQMARRQAILNPKGTIYSAKRFVGRNYDEVQSEIHTVSYDVVSGPDGAVRFSVHGKLYAPEEISAQILRKLADDASKALGERVTEAVITVPAHFNDAQRQATKDAGKIAGLEVLRIINEPTAAALAYGMEKLENETILVFDLGGGTFDVSLLTVGEGVVEVRSTAGDTHLGGDDFDRRVVDYLADEFKKEIGIDLRQDPQALQRLFEAAEKAKVELSSVAQTAVNLPFVTADASGPKHLNVNLMRSTFDQLTADLVERCMGPVKQALDDARATSDDIDEVILVGGSTRIPAVQNLVRRMTGGKDPNMTVNPDEVVALGAAVQAAIIKGDVKDVLLLDVTPLSLGLETQGGVMTTVIERNTTIPARRTEVFSTAGDDQQAVDVVVLQGERELASDNRSLARFRLEDIRPAPRGEPQIEVTFDIDANGILHVSAKDKDTGTEQQVTISETSTLAPDEVERMVSDAEAHRSEDAQLRELVDARNELDSVAYQVRRALTEAGDAVQEHDRARAEILINDARSAIEEQEPVDRLRSLTGELHQMAQALSATARSQNSARSADPSADTGEPRPSDDSDDVIDAEFTAH from the coding sequence ATGGGCAGGTCAGTGGGTATCGATCTGGGGACGACAAATTCGGTCATCGCCGCGATGGAGGGCGGCCAGCCCCAAGTCGTCGCCAATATCGAAGGGAACAGGACCACTCCATCAGTGGTTGCCTTCCTTGAAACCGGTGAACGCCTCGTTGGCCAGATGGCCCGACGTCAGGCGATCCTCAACCCTAAGGGCACGATCTACTCGGCCAAACGGTTCGTCGGACGAAATTACGACGAAGTACAGAGCGAAATCCACACCGTGTCCTACGACGTCGTTTCCGGGCCGGACGGAGCGGTCCGGTTCTCGGTCCACGGCAAGCTGTACGCGCCTGAAGAGATCTCGGCGCAGATTCTGCGCAAGCTGGCAGACGATGCGAGCAAGGCGCTCGGCGAGCGGGTCACAGAGGCCGTGATCACGGTGCCGGCGCACTTCAACGACGCCCAGCGGCAGGCCACCAAGGACGCGGGCAAGATCGCGGGCCTCGAGGTCCTCCGCATCATCAATGAACCCACTGCCGCCGCTCTGGCGTATGGGATGGAGAAACTGGAGAACGAAACCATCCTCGTCTTCGACCTCGGTGGGGGAACCTTCGATGTCAGCCTCCTCACGGTCGGTGAAGGCGTCGTCGAGGTCCGCTCGACGGCCGGTGACACTCATCTCGGAGGGGACGACTTCGACCGCCGCGTCGTCGACTACCTCGCGGACGAATTCAAGAAGGAAATCGGCATCGACCTACGCCAGGACCCGCAAGCGTTGCAACGCCTCTTCGAGGCGGCAGAGAAGGCCAAAGTCGAACTGTCGTCCGTCGCCCAGACCGCGGTGAACCTCCCATTCGTGACGGCCGACGCATCAGGACCGAAGCACCTCAACGTCAACCTCATGCGGTCGACATTCGACCAACTGACCGCGGACCTCGTCGAACGCTGTATGGGCCCGGTGAAGCAGGCTTTGGATGACGCGAGAGCAACCTCCGACGACATCGACGAGGTCATCCTCGTCGGCGGTTCCACGCGTATACCCGCGGTGCAGAATCTGGTCCGTCGGATGACCGGAGGCAAGGACCCCAACATGACCGTCAATCCGGACGAAGTCGTCGCGCTCGGCGCAGCCGTCCAGGCGGCGATCATCAAGGGGGACGTCAAGGACGTGCTCTTGCTCGACGTCACACCGCTTTCGCTCGGGCTGGAAACCCAGGGCGGGGTGATGACCACGGTCATCGAACGCAACACGACCATCCCCGCGCGTCGCACCGAAGTCTTCAGCACGGCCGGCGACGATCAGCAGGCGGTGGACGTTGTAGTCCTCCAGGGAGAGCGCGAACTCGCAAGCGACAACCGCTCTCTCGCCCGCTTCCGACTCGAGGACATCAGACCTGCGCCCCGGGGCGAACCCCAGATCGAGGTCACTTTCGACATCGACGCCAACGGCATCCTGCACGTTTCCGCGAAGGACAAGGACACGGGCACCGAGCAACAAGTCACCATCAGTGAGACGTCGACGCTCGCACCGGACGAGGTCGAGCGCATGGTCTCCGATGCCGAGGCGCACCGAAGCGAAGACGCCCAGCTCCGGGAACTCGTCGATGCCCGAAACGAACTCGACTCCGTCGCCTACCAGGTGCGACGGGCACTCACCGAGGCCGGGGATGCAGTCCAAGAGCACGACCGCGCCCGCGCCGAGATTCTGATCAACGACGCACGGAGTGCCATCGAAGAGCAGGAGCCGGTCGACCGTCTACGGTCTCTCACGGGCGAACTGCACCAGATGGCGCAAGCCCTGAGCGCGACTGCGCGGAGCCAGAACAGTGCCCGCTCCGCCGACCCCTCGGCAGACACCGGCGAACCCCGTCCTAGCGACGACTCCGACGATGTGATCGACGCCGAGTTCACGGCACACTGA
- a CDS encoding helix-turn-helix domain-containing protein, with product MSGKWVTLVLSALSSGPDCDDDPRPMRYSELARVLAGVSPKMLSQTLKSLERDGLIDRTATATVPVTVTYELTDLGLSPHQTVRQLKLWSEARRDDESMIASVCSDL from the coding sequence GTGTCCGGTAAGTGGGTGACTCTGGTGCTCTCCGCATTGAGTAGCGGACCTGACTGCGACGACGATCCGCGACCGATGCGCTACTCCGAGTTGGCGCGGGTCCTAGCCGGTGTCAGCCCGAAGATGCTGTCGCAGACGTTGAAATCGCTAGAACGCGACGGTCTGATCGACCGGACTGCGACAGCGACCGTCCCAGTAACAGTGACCTACGAACTCACCGACCTCGGGCTCTCTCCTCACCAGACGGTCAGGCAGCTCAAGCTCTGGTCTGAGGCTCGCCGCGACGACGAATCAATGATCGCCAGCGTTTGCTCGGATCTATGA
- a CDS encoding chaperone modulator CbpM, with amino-acid sequence MTETGGTNSPLARPYRLSLDSYARITGVHPDLVRRLVALGLLEISRDAEGRLWFDPSQVREMATIQRLHLRLNLSYASLGLVMDLLERISDLERLQRRTRSDRGIPWT; translated from the coding sequence GTGACCGAGACCGGTGGGACGAACTCGCCACTGGCACGGCCCTATCGCCTGAGTCTTGACAGCTACGCCCGGATAACCGGTGTGCACCCCGACCTGGTCCGGCGGCTAGTCGCGCTCGGCTTGCTCGAAATCAGCCGGGACGCGGAGGGGAGACTCTGGTTCGACCCGTCCCAGGTGCGCGAGATGGCGACGATCCAACGGCTCCACCTACGGCTGAACCTCTCTTACGCGTCGCTTGGTCTGGTGATGGATCTGCTCGAGCGGATTTCCGACCTCGAGAGATTGCAACGGCGAACGCGCTCAGATAGGGGAATCCCATGGACATGA
- a CDS encoding nucleotide exchange factor GrpE, whose protein sequence is MSGQEDTESQTADDGTDDGAAEAASQIAELDDAWRRTAAELDNLRKRFSKDVASARRQERASVASRWLPVLDNLERALEHATSHPEQVVDGLRAVHEQALTVLAGLGYPRREDEIGEAFDPARHEAVSTLVDEELAPGTVAHVLRAGYGQDSEILRPASVVVATRSE, encoded by the coding sequence ATGTCCGGACAAGAAGATACCGAATCCCAGACGGCCGACGACGGAACTGATGACGGCGCCGCCGAGGCAGCGAGCCAGATCGCCGAACTCGATGACGCGTGGCGCCGCACCGCCGCGGAACTGGACAACCTCCGCAAACGATTCTCAAAGGACGTAGCTAGCGCTCGCCGGCAGGAACGTGCCTCCGTGGCATCCCGTTGGCTGCCCGTCCTCGACAACCTCGAGCGAGCACTCGAACACGCTACCTCGCACCCCGAACAGGTCGTCGACGGGCTCCGCGCCGTGCACGAGCAGGCCCTCACGGTCCTCGCCGGACTGGGATACCCGCGGCGGGAGGACGAAATCGGCGAAGCATTCGACCCCGCCCGCCACGAAGCGGTCAGCACACTCGTCGACGAGGAACTCGCCCCCGGCACCGTGGCTCACGTACTCCGAGCTGGCTATGGGCAAGACAGCGAAATCCTGCGCCCCGCGTCGGTCGTAGTAGCGACCAGGAGCGAGTAA
- a CDS encoding MEDS domain-containing protein, translated as MNALLMGIPGVGEVHPGLHVCALFSGTLERDLLLVSFMQEGLRHGDQCVFLIDGLGSGTMRQRVTGTTASDSARRNIDFFSAPDTYIRTREPAPAQSTPFPVDDGSSVVGAFPLLRAAGQMSRGPIESGAKNVFLHETAVIRILSELPAVFLCMYDIELLDAGTLAGVLKIHSMVMVDGTVLQNPLSLAPVYDPGMEADDDPAHPSAPSRTRTVDGGDRWRSLTNAEDRVARLVGNGMTNRATALQLTVSTHTVDTHMKHIYQKLGIHTRAELAVFAFRHFPSSA; from the coding sequence GTGAATGCGCTTCTCATGGGAATCCCTGGAGTCGGCGAAGTTCATCCGGGGCTTCATGTCTGCGCCCTGTTCTCGGGAACCCTCGAGAGAGACCTGCTGCTGGTGTCATTCATGCAGGAGGGATTGCGTCACGGCGACCAATGCGTCTTCCTCATCGACGGACTCGGGTCTGGGACCATGCGGCAGCGCGTGACGGGAACAACAGCGTCCGACAGCGCCCGTCGGAACATCGATTTCTTCTCAGCGCCTGACACGTACATTCGAACTCGCGAACCCGCCCCCGCACAGTCGACGCCGTTTCCCGTCGACGACGGATCGTCGGTGGTCGGCGCTTTCCCGCTACTTCGCGCCGCCGGACAGATGTCCCGAGGACCGATCGAGTCTGGTGCCAAGAACGTTTTCCTGCACGAAACCGCCGTCATACGAATACTCTCCGAGCTCCCCGCCGTCTTCCTCTGCATGTACGACATCGAGCTTCTCGACGCGGGCACCCTCGCGGGCGTGCTGAAGATTCACTCCATGGTGATGGTCGACGGCACGGTGCTCCAGAACCCTCTCAGCCTGGCCCCGGTGTACGACCCGGGCATGGAAGCCGACGACGACCCTGCTCATCCGTCGGCCCCGTCGCGCACACGCACCGTGGACGGCGGCGACCGGTGGCGGTCTCTGACCAACGCGGAGGACCGGGTAGCGCGACTCGTGGGCAACGGAATGACGAACCGGGCGACGGCGCTGCAGCTGACAGTGTCGACCCACACCGTGGACACGCATATGAAACACATCTACCAGAAACTCGGCATTCACACGAGGGCGGAACTCGCCGTGTTCGCGTTCCGTCACTTCCCGTCGTCCGCCTGA
- a CDS encoding trans-sulfuration enzyme family protein codes for MANDETRPESIAAQALGWIDQTTRAINPPIHMSSTFLRDADNQYSSGRVYIRDQNPAFDQAEAVITALEGGHETLLFASGMAAATAVFQGLRPGDHVLAPHVMYWSLRNWLLGFATSWGLEVELIDMTDPSSVAAALRPGQTKLVWVETPANPLWTITDIAATAELAHGVGALLAVDSTAATPVLTRPLELGADLVMHSATKYLNGHSDLTAGTVTTRAENEHWQRVRAVRAQNGGTLGSFESWLLLRGLRTLYLRVRAASTSAQLIAEYFYGHPLVAEVLYPGLASAHGHEIASRQMHDGYGGMLSIRTAGGEAAAIATAATTTLWKRATSLGGVESLIEHRASVEGPGSPVPADLLRLSVGIEHVDDLITDLEHALTVAHNGIELRV; via the coding sequence ATGGCCAATGACGAGACGCGACCGGAGAGCATCGCCGCACAGGCTCTCGGCTGGATAGACCAGACCACCCGGGCAATCAACCCACCCATCCACATGTCGAGCACCTTCCTGCGCGACGCGGACAACCAGTACAGCTCGGGCCGCGTGTACATTCGCGACCAGAACCCGGCATTCGATCAGGCCGAGGCCGTTATCACCGCCCTCGAGGGCGGACACGAGACGCTTCTGTTCGCGAGCGGCATGGCGGCGGCGACCGCAGTGTTCCAAGGCCTGCGGCCGGGCGACCACGTGCTCGCACCGCACGTCATGTACTGGAGCCTGCGTAACTGGCTGCTCGGGTTCGCCACCTCGTGGGGACTCGAGGTCGAGCTGATCGACATGACCGATCCGTCTTCGGTAGCTGCGGCGCTGCGCCCCGGTCAGACAAAGCTTGTCTGGGTCGAGACCCCGGCCAACCCCCTATGGACCATCACCGACATTGCGGCAACCGCGGAACTCGCGCACGGTGTCGGCGCCCTGCTCGCGGTCGATTCGACGGCCGCGACCCCGGTGCTTACGAGGCCCCTGGAACTCGGCGCGGACCTCGTCATGCACTCGGCGACCAAGTACCTCAATGGTCACTCAGACCTCACCGCCGGAACCGTGACGACACGAGCAGAGAACGAACACTGGCAGCGGGTACGCGCCGTGCGGGCCCAGAACGGCGGGACGCTCGGTTCGTTCGAATCCTGGTTGCTCCTGCGCGGGCTACGCACTCTCTACCTGCGCGTCCGTGCGGCAAGCACCTCTGCACAACTTATCGCCGAGTACTTCTACGGTCACCCGTTGGTTGCCGAGGTGCTCTACCCCGGGCTCGCCTCGGCCCACGGCCACGAGATCGCATCGCGGCAGATGCACGACGGCTACGGCGGGATGCTGTCGATCAGAACCGCAGGAGGCGAGGCGGCAGCGATTGCCACCGCTGCCACCACCACCCTCTGGAAGCGCGCCACCTCTCTCGGCGGCGTGGAAAGCCTCATCGAGCACCGTGCCAGCGTCGAGGGCCCCGGCTCGCCAGTGCCCGCCGACTTGCTGCGGCTCTCCGTTGGCATCGAGCACGTCGACGACCTCATCACCGACCTCGAACACGCTCTGACAGTTGCCCACAACGGCATCGAACTCCGCGTCTGA
- a CDS encoding DnaJ C-terminal domain-containing protein, which translates to MPLDAYEVLGVSRDADQSEIQRAYRRLARKLHPDVNKDPGAEDRFKDLSAAYDVLSDPEQRKRYDAFGENFRRVGADVDPDAYRRERAYAGAGAAGRRSGGWGGDGAGGFNYSGAGDDIDLDDLLGGIFGARGRGRSGWGPVSGSDHETEVNLTVEEAFAGTRRTLSLRDSDGPRTIDVVIPAGVVDGQRIRLRAQGGQGTGGGPAGDLYLVVHIEPHPRYRLEGRDLHVVLPISPWEAALGSSVPVETPGGRATVKVPAGTSSHRRLRLKGRGLPNKGGMPGNLFAETQIKVPPSPSAEERELFEELRKVSTFDPRSSS; encoded by the coding sequence ATGCCGCTCGACGCCTATGAAGTCCTCGGGGTCTCCCGCGATGCCGACCAGTCGGAGATCCAACGCGCCTATCGCAGGCTCGCCCGAAAGCTGCACCCCGACGTCAACAAGGACCCGGGCGCGGAAGACAGGTTCAAGGATCTTTCCGCGGCGTACGACGTGCTCTCCGACCCCGAGCAACGTAAACGATACGACGCGTTCGGCGAGAATTTCCGACGGGTCGGTGCCGACGTGGATCCAGACGCCTACCGCCGGGAGCGCGCCTATGCGGGAGCCGGCGCTGCTGGCAGGAGGTCCGGCGGGTGGGGCGGAGACGGCGCTGGCGGGTTCAACTACTCTGGCGCCGGCGACGACATCGATCTCGACGACCTGCTCGGCGGCATTTTCGGCGCTCGTGGACGCGGCAGAAGCGGATGGGGGCCAGTCTCCGGTTCCGACCACGAAACAGAGGTGAACCTGACGGTCGAGGAGGCTTTCGCCGGGACCCGGCGAACACTGTCGCTCCGCGACTCGGATGGGCCGCGCACCATCGATGTCGTTATCCCCGCCGGCGTCGTGGACGGGCAGCGAATCAGGCTGCGCGCTCAGGGCGGACAGGGAACAGGTGGTGGCCCCGCGGGGGACCTGTACCTCGTCGTCCATATCGAGCCGCATCCCCGCTACCGGCTGGAGGGCCGCGACCTGCACGTGGTTCTGCCCATCAGTCCGTGGGAAGCAGCACTCGGTTCGTCGGTCCCCGTCGAGACTCCCGGCGGCCGCGCCACTGTGAAGGTACCTGCAGGCACATCGAGCCACCGGCGGCTGCGGCTGAAAGGGCGAGGGCTGCCGAACAAAGGCGGAATGCCGGGAAACCTCTTCGCCGAAACCCAGATCAAGGTGCCTCCATCGCCGTCCGCGGAGGAGCGCGAGCTGTTCGAGGAGCTCCGCAAGGTTTCCACATTCGACCCGAGGAGCTCGTCGTGA